The following proteins are encoded in a genomic region of Magnolia sinica isolate HGM2019 chromosome 1, MsV1, whole genome shotgun sequence:
- the LOC131249113 gene encoding glyoxylate/hydroxypyruvate/pyruvate reductase 2KGR-like yields the protein MENLGVLLTYPNAYFEQVLEKRVKLFRLWQSPTSNRIEFLKKNSESISAIISNAHVGADANTIDALPNLEIISSHSVGLDKIDLAKCRERGIRVTYTPDVLTYEVADTAVGLILATLRKICASDRYIRERKWTEKGNFALTTKYRSLWYSAIYSANVALV from the exons ATGGAAAATCTAGGCGTTCTTCTAACCTACCCAAACGCATACTTCGAACAAGTGCTCGAGAAGCGAGTCAAGCTCTTCAGGCTCTGGCAATCTCCCACCTCCAACAGGATTGAATTCCTGAAGAAGAACTCCGAATCAATCAGTGCAATTATCTCAAACGCCCACGTTGGAGCTGATGCCAATACAATCGATGCCCTTCCTAACCTTGAGATCATCTCCAGCCACAGCGTCGGATTGGACAAGATCGATCTGGCCAAGTGCAGGGAGAGAGGGATCAGGGTCACGTACACGCCCGACGTCCTGACCTACGAAGTCGCCGACACTGCCGTCGGTCTGATCTTGGCCACGTTGAGGAAGATCTGCGCGTCCGATCGGTACATTAGGGAGAGGAAGTGGACGGAGAAGGGGAATTTTGCATTGACAACGAAG TACCGCAGCTTGtggtatagtgctatctattctgcCAACGTGGCACTTGTGTAA